One window from the genome of Serinibacter salmoneus encodes:
- a CDS encoding ribonuclease HII, with the protein MAVERELLRSANVVAGMDEVGRGCLAGPVSVGVVVVDAERRRQPPGIRDSKIITASARERLVPAITRWALASAVGHASAQEIDAIGIIAALRLAGNRALRALPVAHRPQVVVLDGSHDWLTAPQDLLTSLETDRVEADDQDQTPASVVMRVKADRLCTSVAAASVLAKVERDAIMRAEHARDPRYDWAANKGYASPSHIAALARHGACGLHRRSWSLPGVADPSRGVELA; encoded by the coding sequence ATGGCGGTGGAGCGCGAGTTGCTGCGCAGCGCGAACGTGGTCGCGGGGATGGACGAGGTCGGGCGGGGCTGCCTCGCAGGCCCGGTCAGCGTGGGCGTCGTCGTCGTCGACGCCGAGCGCCGTCGCCAACCCCCGGGGATCCGGGACTCCAAGATCATCACAGCCTCGGCGCGGGAGCGGCTGGTCCCCGCGATCACGCGGTGGGCGCTCGCGAGCGCCGTCGGGCACGCGAGCGCGCAGGAGATCGACGCCATCGGGATCATCGCGGCGCTCCGGCTCGCTGGGAACCGGGCACTGCGGGCTCTCCCGGTCGCACATCGGCCCCAGGTGGTCGTGCTGGACGGCAGCCACGACTGGCTCACCGCGCCGCAGGACCTGCTCACCTCGCTCGAGACCGACCGCGTGGAGGCCGACGATCAGGACCAGACTCCGGCCTCGGTGGTGATGCGGGTCAAGGCCGACCGGCTGTGCACGAGCGTGGCCGCTGCCAGCGTGCTGGCCAAGGTGGAACGGGACGCCATCATGCGCGCCGAACACGCACGGGACCCGCGCTATGACTGGGCCGCCAACAAGGGGTACGCCTCCCCGAGCCACATCGCCGCCCTCGCGCGACACGGAGCCTGTGGGCTGCACCGACGATCGTGGAGTCTGCCCGGCGTCGCGGACCCGTCGCGGGGGGTCGAGTTGGCATGA
- a CDS encoding DUF2469 domain-containing protein yields the protein MSAEDLENYETELELALYREYRDVVGLFNYVVETERRFYLANSVDLQVRSAGGEVFFELTLADAWVWDVYRSARFIKQVRVVTFKDVNVEELSPADLQMPDAP from the coding sequence GTGAGCGCAGAGGACCTGGAGAACTACGAGACGGAACTGGAGCTCGCCCTCTACCGCGAGTACCGCGACGTCGTGGGCCTGTTCAACTACGTGGTGGAGACCGAACGCCGGTTCTACCTGGCCAACTCGGTGGACCTGCAGGTGCGCTCGGCGGGCGGAGAGGTCTTCTTCGAGTTGACGCTCGCCGACGCCTGGGTCTGGGACGTGTACCGCTCGGCCCGGTTCATCAAGCAGGTGCGTGTGGTCACGTTCAAGGACGTCAACGTCGAGGAGCTCTCGCCGGCGGACTTGCAGATGCCGGACGCGCCGTGA
- a CDS encoding YraN family protein — translation MAYKDEVGRAGEQLAAQWVVDQGWELLARNWRVARGEIDLIAREGDTVVAIEVKTRTSATFGGALAAVTPPKVARLRRLFGHWLAEQTVRTGEVRIDVIAVTLAPGRIPEVTHLRGVA, via the coding sequence GTGGCGTACAAGGACGAGGTCGGGCGCGCGGGGGAACAACTCGCAGCGCAGTGGGTGGTCGATCAGGGCTGGGAGTTGCTCGCCCGCAACTGGCGAGTCGCACGTGGCGAGATCGACCTGATCGCACGCGAGGGTGACACGGTCGTCGCCATCGAGGTGAAGACGCGCACCAGCGCCACCTTCGGAGGGGCGCTGGCGGCCGTGACACCGCCGAAGGTGGCGCGCCTGCGCCGATTGTTCGGGCACTGGCTCGCGGAGCAGACCGTGCGGACAGGCGAGGTGCGCATCGACGTGATCGCCGTGACCCTCGCTCCGGGCCGGATACCCGAGGTCACGCACCTGCGGGGGGTGGCGTGA
- a CDS encoding YifB family Mg chelatase-like AAA ATPase — protein sequence MVYRTRAVNLRGMAGTVVEVEAHVALGLPAFSLVGRPDPALAEARERVRAAVQSCGLTFPPRRITVNLLPASEPKAGSGFDLAVAVCVLGAAGILATQTPEVVHLGELGLDGRVHPVRGILPMVLACVAAGFTRVVVPSADVAEARLVPGAQVTGVTHLAELAARYGADVRVGALDPVRRTVAAAPPRVEPDLADVAGQEFARYALEVAAAGGHHLYLVGPPGTGKTMLAARLPGILPDLTEAQAVEVTSVHSVAGTFEPSNGLLRRPPLEAPHHTASPAAIVGGGSGVPRPGAASRAHCGVLLLDEAPEFPARVLDTLRQPLESGRIRLDRAVGSADYPAGFQLVLAANPCPCGRGSGKAVDCVCSSLQRRRYAARLSGPLLDRVDIQVEVPRSTPGALGAAPGEASASVAERVASARRAMAARWRATPWQTNAAVPGAWLRSQHPLTHDAGREVRRAVELGHLSLRGADRVTRLAWTIADLSGAERPGPDDVATAMTLRMRGRHE from the coding sequence ATGGTGTACCGCACCCGCGCCGTCAACCTTCGCGGGATGGCGGGCACCGTGGTGGAGGTCGAGGCGCACGTCGCGCTCGGGCTGCCTGCCTTCAGCCTCGTGGGTCGACCCGACCCCGCCCTCGCGGAGGCCAGGGAGCGGGTCCGCGCCGCCGTGCAGTCCTGCGGGCTGACCTTCCCACCGCGTCGGATCACCGTGAACCTCCTGCCCGCCTCCGAGCCGAAGGCGGGTTCCGGATTCGACCTCGCCGTTGCGGTGTGTGTGCTCGGCGCCGCGGGCATCCTGGCCACGCAGACCCCCGAGGTGGTGCACCTGGGGGAACTCGGCCTCGACGGGCGGGTGCACCCCGTGCGGGGGATCCTCCCGATGGTCCTCGCGTGTGTAGCGGCGGGGTTCACGAGGGTGGTCGTGCCGTCAGCAGACGTGGCCGAGGCACGGCTGGTGCCGGGGGCCCAGGTCACCGGTGTGACGCATCTCGCCGAGCTCGCCGCTCGCTACGGCGCGGACGTGCGCGTTGGCGCGCTCGACCCGGTGCGCCGCACCGTCGCAGCGGCCCCACCTCGTGTCGAGCCCGACCTCGCCGACGTCGCCGGCCAGGAGTTCGCCCGGTATGCGCTGGAGGTCGCCGCCGCCGGGGGCCACCACCTCTACCTGGTGGGCCCGCCGGGAACCGGGAAGACGATGCTCGCCGCGAGGCTGCCCGGCATCCTGCCGGACCTGACCGAGGCACAGGCCGTGGAGGTCACCTCGGTGCACTCCGTGGCCGGCACCTTCGAACCGAGCAACGGACTGCTGCGCCGCCCGCCGCTGGAGGCGCCCCATCACACGGCCTCGCCGGCCGCGATCGTGGGGGGTGGTTCAGGGGTGCCACGCCCGGGTGCGGCCTCGCGTGCCCACTGCGGCGTGCTCCTGCTCGACGAGGCACCGGAGTTCCCCGCGAGGGTCCTGGACACCCTGCGTCAGCCGTTGGAGAGCGGACGCATCAGACTGGACCGCGCGGTGGGCAGCGCCGACTATCCCGCCGGGTTCCAACTGGTGCTCGCCGCGAACCCGTGCCCGTGCGGCCGTGGCTCGGGGAAGGCCGTGGACTGCGTGTGCAGTTCGCTGCAGCGGCGCCGCTATGCCGCACGACTGTCCGGCCCGCTCCTGGACCGGGTCGACATCCAGGTGGAGGTGCCGCGGTCCACGCCCGGCGCACTGGGCGCGGCACCCGGCGAGGCCTCCGCGAGTGTCGCGGAGCGGGTGGCGAGTGCGCGCCGTGCCATGGCGGCACGCTGGCGGGCTACCCCGTGGCAGACCAACGCCGCGGTGCCCGGCGCATGGCTGCGCAGCCAGCACCCGCTGACGCATGACGCCGGTCGCGAGGTGCGGCGCGCCGTCGAACTGGGTCACCTCAGCCTGCGCGGCGCCGACCGGGTGACGCGGCTCGCGTGGACCATCGCCGACCTCTCGGGTGCCGAACGCCCGGGACCCGATGACGTGGCCACCGCGATGACGCTGCGGATGCGGGGACGCCATGAGTGA
- the dprA gene encoding DNA-processing protein DprA, whose protein sequence is MSEPVRSAVRGWDPEDPRHAAVAWGRMAEPGDLAAATLVADRGHVAALRWVLGGAGGNLEPPCEPWDPRVWHRARERWAPRLEVVRPERELAVVERLGGTVLTRQDPRWPRALADLGLGEPHCLWVRGDPDLPRRCRSGGVAIVGARASTAYGAHVASEFAAGVVAAGGVVVSGGAYGIDAVAHQAALARGGDTLAVMAGGLDRLYPAGNAELLDRVTREGAVVAELGPGSSPTRARFLTRNRLIAALAAACVVVEAGWRSGTLSTAGHAARLLRPVGAVPGPVTSAASAGCHRLLRDQAAICVTDVPEVMSLVESADATRPEAREQVSVSTVEPGAPQGDQVGPPPGLAARELAVWEALPARGSATPDALIRASGLAPREVNAALGRLELGGHLERDGARLRRSRRPRRSSAHGPVVD, encoded by the coding sequence ATGAGTGAGCCGGTGCGCAGCGCCGTGCGGGGGTGGGACCCCGAGGATCCACGGCACGCGGCGGTGGCGTGGGGACGCATGGCCGAACCGGGGGACCTGGCCGCCGCCACCTTGGTGGCTGATCGGGGCCACGTCGCCGCCCTGCGGTGGGTCCTGGGTGGCGCCGGGGGGAACCTCGAGCCGCCGTGTGAGCCCTGGGACCCGCGGGTGTGGCATCGGGCGCGTGAGCGCTGGGCACCTCGGCTGGAGGTGGTCCGCCCCGAGCGGGAGCTCGCCGTGGTCGAACGGCTGGGCGGGACGGTGCTGACACGCCAGGACCCGCGCTGGCCACGGGCGCTCGCCGACCTCGGCCTCGGTGAACCGCACTGCCTGTGGGTGCGGGGCGATCCTGACCTGCCCCGTCGATGCCGCTCCGGGGGCGTCGCGATCGTCGGGGCGCGCGCCAGTACCGCCTACGGCGCTCACGTGGCGTCCGAGTTCGCTGCCGGGGTGGTGGCGGCCGGCGGGGTGGTGGTCTCCGGCGGCGCGTACGGGATCGACGCCGTGGCGCATCAGGCCGCCCTTGCTCGTGGCGGTGACACCCTCGCGGTGATGGCGGGTGGGCTGGACCGCCTCTATCCGGCGGGGAACGCCGAACTCCTGGACCGGGTGACCCGGGAGGGTGCGGTGGTGGCGGAGCTGGGGCCGGGGTCCTCGCCCACCAGGGCTCGGTTCCTCACGCGCAACCGTCTGATCGCGGCGCTCGCGGCAGCCTGCGTGGTGGTCGAGGCGGGGTGGCGCTCCGGCACGCTCTCGACCGCGGGGCACGCGGCGCGGCTGCTGCGCCCGGTCGGGGCCGTACCCGGGCCGGTCACCTCCGCGGCCTCTGCCGGCTGCCACCGCCTGCTGCGGGACCAGGCCGCGATCTGCGTCACGGACGTGCCCGAGGTCATGAGCCTGGTCGAGTCCGCTGACGCGACTCGGCCGGAGGCTCGTGAGCAGGTATCGGTCTCCACGGTCGAGCCCGGCGCACCACAGGGCGATCAGGTCGGGCCGCCCCCGGGGCTCGCGGCACGCGAGCTCGCGGTCTGGGAGGCCCTGCCGGCACGGGGCAGCGCCACCCCCGACGCCCTGATCCGTGCCAGCGGCCTTGCTCCGCGGGAGGTGAATGCCGCACTGGGCAGGCTGGAACTCGGCGGTCACCTGGAGCGGGACGGCGCTCGGCTGCGGCGATCGAGGCGCCCTCGCCGTTCCAGCGCCCACGGTCCTGTGGTTGACTGA
- a CDS encoding GNAT family N-acetyltransferase has product MDDARTSLRLLDLDDAPLLAELRARNADHLRPWEPTRPARFVTRQGQTAYVEQLLRAYENGDGVPFAITTQGRVIGQVTLAGIVRGALQSCSLGYWVGAADTGVGHATRAATLAIGFAFSQLGLHRVQAETLPENAPSRAVLRRNAFVQYGLAPQYLSIDGQWRDHLMFQRLAPAR; this is encoded by the coding sequence GTGGACGACGCACGCACCTCGCTTCGCCTGCTCGACCTCGACGACGCCCCGCTCCTGGCCGAGCTCCGGGCGCGTAACGCCGATCACCTTCGGCCGTGGGAACCCACCCGACCCGCCCGGTTCGTCACCAGGCAGGGGCAGACCGCGTACGTCGAGCAGTTGCTGAGGGCCTACGAGAACGGCGACGGGGTGCCGTTCGCGATCACCACGCAGGGCCGCGTCATCGGGCAGGTGACTCTCGCCGGCATCGTCCGCGGCGCCTTGCAGTCCTGTTCCCTGGGGTACTGGGTGGGCGCGGCGGACACCGGGGTCGGGCACGCCACCCGCGCCGCGACGCTCGCGATCGGGTTCGCGTTCTCGCAGCTGGGGTTGCACCGGGTGCAGGCCGAGACCCTCCCCGAGAACGCGCCCTCGCGTGCCGTGCTGCGGCGTAACGCGTTCGTGCAGTACGGCCTGGCACCGCAGTACCTGAGCATCGACGGACAGTGGCGTGACCACCTGATGTTCCAGCGGCTGGCGCCCGCCCGGTGA
- a CDS encoding tyrosine recombinase XerC: MVQGSTPASARPRDAALVEEFSDHLRLQRGRSAHTVRAYAGDVADLLAQAPGDATGADLTRLDLAVLRRWLARQHERGLARSTIARRGASVRTFTAWAHACGHLATDPALLLRSPRADRTLPVVLTAAQSAALVTTPGVPAVSAQAADDTAGERDHRVRAPAEDGELEAARARGVHARDRAMLEILYSSALRVSELCGLEVSDADLGERLLRVLGKGGKERMVPFGAPAARALEEWLRLRQEFSQSAQTRALFLGVRGRRIDPRTVRRIVHRASAAAGVPDLAPHGLRHSAATHLLDGGSDLRAIQQYLGHASLATTQRYTHVSSERLMAAYRQAHPHA; encoded by the coding sequence ATGGTCCAGGGCTCCACGCCGGCGAGTGCACGCCCGCGCGATGCGGCCCTCGTGGAGGAGTTCAGCGATCACTTGAGGCTGCAGCGTGGGCGCTCCGCACACACCGTGCGGGCCTATGCGGGCGATGTCGCCGATCTTCTGGCGCAGGCCCCGGGCGACGCGACCGGCGCCGATCTGACTCGGCTGGACCTGGCGGTGCTGCGGCGTTGGCTCGCCCGGCAGCACGAGCGCGGACTCGCGCGCTCGACGATCGCGCGCCGAGGTGCCTCCGTCCGCACGTTCACGGCCTGGGCGCACGCGTGTGGGCACCTGGCCACGGACCCGGCGCTGCTGTTGCGCTCGCCGCGCGCCGACCGCACGCTGCCCGTGGTGCTCACGGCGGCGCAGTCAGCGGCACTCGTGACCACACCGGGTGTGCCGGCCGTGTCCGCGCAGGCGGCTGATGACACCGCGGGGGAGCGGGACCACCGGGTGCGCGCACCCGCTGAGGACGGCGAACTCGAGGCGGCACGCGCTCGCGGTGTGCACGCCCGCGACCGCGCGATGCTGGAGATCCTGTACTCCAGTGCTCTGCGCGTCTCGGAGCTGTGCGGACTGGAGGTGTCCGACGCCGACCTGGGCGAGCGCTTGCTGCGCGTGCTCGGGAAGGGAGGTAAGGAGCGCATGGTGCCCTTCGGGGCCCCCGCGGCACGGGCGCTGGAGGAATGGCTTCGGCTGCGCCAGGAGTTCTCGCAATCGGCGCAGACCCGCGCCCTGTTCCTCGGCGTCCGGGGCCGCCGCATCGACCCTCGCACGGTGCGGCGGATCGTGCACCGGGCGAGCGCCGCGGCCGGGGTGCCGGACCTCGCGCCCCACGGGCTGCGGCACAGCGCCGCCACTCACCTGCTCGACGGCGGCTCCGACCTGCGCGCCATCCAGCAGTACCTCGGGCACGCCTCGCTCGCCACCACCCAGCGTTACACCCACGTCAGTTCCGAGCGGCTGATGGCCGCCTACCGCCAGGCGCACCCCCACGCCTGA
- a CDS encoding murein hydrolase activator EnvC family protein gives MPAPSGRAALLLTLLALTVTTALAVDSRPAALHAAVPHGQAEPGAWPAERVRYDWPVAQPVVLRAFDPPDQPWLPGHRGVDLALAAGEPVRAAADGVVAFAGPVAGRTVVSIDHADGVRTTYEPLAAIVSTGESVQRGAVIGLLSPVERPGHAADSGLHWGARLGSDYLDPLSLVQPVAIRLLE, from the coding sequence ATGCCTGCACCCTCGGGGCGCGCCGCGCTCCTGCTCACCCTCCTTGCCCTCACCGTGACGACCGCACTCGCCGTCGACTCACGCCCAGCGGCGTTGCACGCCGCAGTCCCGCACGGTCAGGCCGAGCCGGGCGCGTGGCCGGCCGAGCGCGTGCGCTACGACTGGCCCGTTGCGCAGCCCGTCGTCCTGCGGGCGTTCGATCCACCGGATCAGCCGTGGCTGCCCGGCCACCGAGGGGTCGACCTGGCGCTGGCGGCAGGAGAGCCGGTCCGTGCGGCGGCCGACGGGGTGGTGGCGTTCGCCGGTCCGGTCGCCGGGCGCACGGTGGTCTCGATCGACCACGCCGACGGCGTACGGACCACCTACGAACCGCTGGCAGCGATCGTGAGCACCGGGGAGTCGGTGCAGCGAGGCGCCGTGATCGGCCTGCTCAGCCCGGTGGAGCGACCAGGTCACGCGGCGGACTCGGGCCTGCACTGGGGCGCGCGGCTGGGGTCGGACTACCTCGATCCGCTCTCCCTGGTACAGCCGGTGGCGATCCGCCTGCTCGAGTGA
- the rpsB gene encoding 30S ribosomal protein S2: MAVVTMRQLLESGVHFGHQTRRWNPKMKRFIFTERNGIYIIDLQQSLADIDRAYSFVKETVAHGGTILFVGTKKQAQEAIAEQAARVGMPYVNQRWLGGMLTNFQTVSKRLARLAELEDVDFEDVAASGRTKKELLMMRREKDKLERTLGGIRTMSKVPSAVWIVDTKKEHLAIAEARKLNIPVVAILDTNCDPDEVDFPIPGNDDAIRAVALLTRVVADAVAEGTIARHTGGEKKDGETAEPLAEWERELLEANEGAAAAEAPAAEAAEAPAAEAAEAPAAEAAEAPAAESTDA, from the coding sequence ATGGCCGTCGTCACCATGCGCCAGCTCCTCGAGAGCGGCGTCCACTTCGGGCACCAGACCCGCCGCTGGAACCCGAAGATGAAGCGTTTCATCTTCACCGAGCGCAACGGCATCTACATCATCGACCTGCAGCAGTCGCTGGCCGACATCGACCGCGCCTACTCCTTCGTGAAGGAGACCGTGGCGCACGGCGGCACGATCCTGTTCGTCGGTACCAAGAAGCAGGCGCAGGAGGCCATCGCCGAGCAGGCCGCGCGCGTGGGCATGCCGTACGTCAACCAGCGTTGGCTCGGTGGCATGCTCACCAACTTCCAGACCGTCAGCAAGCGCCTGGCTCGCCTCGCCGAGCTCGAGGACGTGGACTTCGAGGACGTGGCCGCCTCCGGCCGCACCAAGAAGGAACTGCTGATGATGCGCCGTGAGAAGGACAAGCTCGAGCGGACCCTGGGCGGTATCCGCACCATGAGCAAGGTCCCCTCCGCGGTGTGGATCGTCGACACCAAGAAGGAGCACCTCGCGATCGCCGAGGCGCGCAAGCTCAACATCCCGGTGGTCGCCATCCTCGACACCAACTGCGACCCGGACGAGGTCGACTTCCCGATCCCAGGCAACGACGACGCCATTCGCGCTGTCGCCCTGCTGACCCGGGTGGTGGCCGACGCCGTGGCCGAGGGCACCATCGCCCGCCACACCGGCGGTGAGAAGAAGGACGGCGAGACCGCCGAGCCGCTGGCCGAGTGGGAGCGCGAGCTGCTCGAGGCCAACGAGGGTGCGGCTGCTGCTGAGGCGCCCGCCGCTGAGGCTGCTGAGGCGCCCGCCGCTGAGGCTGCTGAGGCGCCTGCCGCCGAGGCCGCTGAGGCCCCCGCCGCCGAGTCCACCGACGCCTGA
- the tsf gene encoding translation elongation factor Ts produces the protein MATYTAADIKALREKSGAGMLDVKKALDEAQGDADKAMEIIRIKGLKGVAKREDRQASEGLVVAAVVDAPDADGQIGILVELNAETDFVAKNEKFIELADTVLGAAVASGAADADALLTATVGERTVSELVDESAATLGEKIVVRRVARLGGERIATYLHRTSKDLPPQVGVLVASDVPGAEIAGEVAMHVAAFSPLYLQREEIPEATVADERRIAEETARNEGKPEAALPKIIEGRLNGFFKDQVLLDQAFAREPKKSVGTVVSEAGGTITGFVRYRVGA, from the coding sequence ATGGCTACGTACACCGCTGCCGACATCAAGGCCCTGCGGGAGAAGTCCGGCGCCGGCATGCTGGACGTGAAGAAGGCCCTCGACGAGGCTCAGGGCGATGCAGACAAGGCGATGGAGATCATCCGCATCAAGGGCCTGAAGGGCGTCGCCAAGCGCGAGGACCGCCAGGCCTCGGAGGGTCTCGTCGTGGCTGCGGTCGTCGACGCGCCTGACGCCGACGGTCAGATCGGCATCCTGGTCGAGTTGAACGCGGAGACCGACTTCGTCGCCAAGAACGAGAAGTTCATCGAGTTGGCCGACACCGTGCTCGGGGCTGCGGTCGCTTCAGGTGCCGCGGACGCCGACGCCCTGCTGACCGCCACGGTCGGCGAGCGTACGGTCTCCGAGCTCGTCGACGAGTCCGCCGCCACGCTCGGCGAGAAGATCGTGGTGCGCCGGGTGGCGCGGCTGGGTGGCGAGCGCATCGCCACCTACCTGCACCGCACCTCCAAGGACCTGCCCCCGCAGGTCGGTGTGCTGGTCGCGAGCGACGTGCCCGGTGCCGAGATCGCCGGTGAGGTCGCGATGCACGTGGCCGCCTTCTCCCCGCTGTACCTGCAGCGTGAGGAGATCCCGGAGGCGACCGTCGCCGACGAGCGCCGCATCGCCGAGGAGACGGCCCGCAACGAGGGCAAGCCCGAGGCCGCGCTGCCGAAGATCATCGAGGGTCGCCTGAACGGGTTCTTCAAGGACCAGGTGCTCCTCGACCAGGCCTTCGCGCGCGAGCCGAAGAAGTCCGTCGGCACGGTGGTGTCCGAGGCGGGCGGGACGATCACCGGATTCGTCCGCTACCGCGTCGGCGCCTGA
- the pyrH gene encoding UMP kinase, translating into MPTAPAHSFGGNAVTTPTPAGRRRVLLKLSGEVFGGGTVGLDPDVVSSVAHEIAAAANAGVEVGVVVGGGNFFRGAELSQRGIDRSRADYMGMLGTVMNCLALQDFLEKAGVSTRVQTAITMGQVAEPYIPLRAIRHMEKGRVVVFGAGAGMPYFSTDTVAIQRALETHCDEVLVGKNGVDGVYTADPRLDPDARRLERLTFDEAIQRDLRVVDGTAFSLCRDNALAMRVFGMNDPGNVTRALQGENIGTLVTV; encoded by the coding sequence ATGCCCACTGCACCCGCGCACAGCTTTGGAGGAAACGCCGTGACTACCCCCACCCCCGCCGGTCGTCGTCGAGTTCTGCTCAAGTTGTCGGGGGAGGTGTTCGGTGGAGGGACCGTGGGCCTCGACCCGGACGTCGTCTCCTCGGTGGCCCATGAGATCGCCGCTGCTGCCAATGCCGGCGTCGAGGTGGGTGTGGTTGTCGGGGGCGGCAACTTCTTCCGGGGGGCGGAACTGTCCCAGCGGGGCATCGACCGCTCACGGGCGGACTACATGGGCATGCTCGGGACGGTCATGAACTGCCTGGCTCTGCAGGACTTCCTGGAGAAGGCCGGCGTGAGCACCCGGGTGCAGACCGCGATCACCATGGGCCAGGTCGCCGAGCCCTACATCCCGTTGCGCGCGATCCGGCACATGGAGAAGGGGCGGGTCGTGGTGTTCGGGGCAGGTGCGGGGATGCCGTACTTCTCCACCGACACCGTCGCGATCCAGCGGGCGCTGGAGACGCACTGTGATGAGGTCCTGGTCGGGAAGAACGGGGTGGACGGCGTCTACACAGCCGATCCGCGACTGGACCCGGATGCTCGTCGACTCGAGCGGCTGACCTTCGACGAGGCCATTCAGCGTGACCTGCGTGTGGTGGACGGCACGGCGTTCAGCCTGTGCCGTGACAACGCGCTGGCGATGCGCGTGTTCGGGATGAACGATCCGGGTAACGTCACACGAGCACTGCAAGGTGAGAACATCGGGACGCTGGTGACGGTCTGA
- the frr gene encoding ribosome recycling factor, whose product MIDDTLLEAEDKMDKAVEVVRGDFAAIRTGRANAGLFTKIEVDYYGAPTPLQQLASVTIPEARVVLISPYDRTASNDIIRALRESDLGVNPTDDGNVIRVTLPQLTEERRREYVKLAKTKAEEARVSVRAVRRKAKDELDRLVKDGEVGEDEVTRAEKELESVTKAHVETIDDLLSHKERELLEV is encoded by the coding sequence GTGATCGACGACACACTCCTCGAGGCCGAGGACAAGATGGACAAGGCGGTGGAGGTCGTCCGTGGTGACTTCGCCGCCATCCGTACCGGTCGCGCCAACGCCGGTCTGTTCACCAAGATCGAGGTCGACTACTACGGGGCGCCCACCCCGCTGCAGCAACTCGCGAGCGTGACCATCCCGGAGGCCCGCGTGGTGCTGATCTCGCCGTACGACCGCACGGCCAGCAACGACATCATCCGCGCGCTGCGCGAGTCGGACCTCGGCGTGAACCCCACCGACGACGGCAATGTGATCCGCGTGACGCTGCCCCAGCTGACCGAGGAGCGTCGCCGCGAGTACGTCAAGCTCGCCAAGACCAAGGCGGAGGAGGCGCGGGTCTCCGTGCGCGCGGTGCGCCGCAAGGCGAAGGACGAACTGGACCGGCTGGTGAAGGACGGCGAGGTCGGCGAGGACGAGGTCACCCGCGCCGAGAAGGAACTCGAGTCCGTGACGAAGGCACACGTCGAGACGATCGACGACCTGCTCTCGCACAAGGAGCGCGAGCTCCTCGAAGTCTGA
- a CDS encoding phosphatidate cytidylyltransferase, producing MSHDAPEPTRPLTRRELRERRAREAAAQEQAPQAAASQEQPAQDAAALTSAATTESALPAPSAVPAPAGPTDPAPPVAVPVTTDPDVVRAAVSDPLVPEPTPSAVESDQPSRAGRNLPVATGVGVGLGAVFVGSLFWRSELFIAFAFVLILAVVIELRSALATRDLQVPVLPIAVGSAGMFVSAYLGGAAALLVAFVATSGAVFVWCVLDNNGLPALRSGSAAVFVVAYVPFLASFLVLALTQPDGAWRVFLVVVAVVASDTGGYIAGVLWGRHPLAPTVSPKKSWEGFAGSLALACGASTAVVTLALGLAWWFGLVVGALATIAAVVGDLGESLIKRDLGLKDMGSVLPGHGGVLDRVDALLVAAPLLVSAFAFLAPVAAQ from the coding sequence ATGTCGCACGACGCGCCAGAGCCGACGCGGCCGCTCACCCGACGCGAGTTGCGTGAGCGCCGCGCGCGGGAGGCCGCCGCCCAGGAACAGGCCCCCCAGGCGGCGGCGTCCCAGGAGCAGCCGGCCCAGGACGCGGCTGCACTGACCTCCGCGGCCACGACCGAGTCCGCACTCCCCGCGCCGTCGGCGGTGCCCGCCCCGGCCGGCCCGACCGATCCGGCGCCGCCGGTCGCGGTCCCGGTGACCACCGATCCGGACGTGGTGCGGGCAGCGGTGAGCGACCCGCTGGTGCCCGAGCCCACTCCCAGTGCGGTGGAGAGTGACCAACCCTCCCGCGCGGGTCGTAACCTGCCGGTGGCGACCGGCGTGGGCGTCGGTCTGGGGGCCGTGTTCGTCGGGAGCCTGTTCTGGCGCAGCGAACTGTTCATCGCGTTCGCCTTCGTCCTGATCCTGGCGGTGGTGATCGAGTTGCGCTCCGCTCTGGCGACCCGAGACCTCCAGGTCCCGGTCCTGCCGATCGCGGTCGGCTCGGCCGGTATGTTCGTCAGTGCCTACCTCGGTGGGGCCGCGGCACTGCTGGTCGCCTTCGTGGCCACCAGCGGCGCCGTGTTCGTCTGGTGCGTGCTGGACAACAATGGCCTGCCCGCGTTGCGCTCGGGCAGTGCCGCCGTGTTCGTCGTGGCCTATGTGCCCTTCCTGGCCTCCTTCCTCGTGCTGGCACTGACGCAGCCGGACGGCGCCTGGCGGGTGTTCCTCGTCGTGGTCGCCGTGGTGGCTAGCGACACCGGCGGGTACATCGCGGGGGTGTTGTGGGGTCGCCACCCCCTCGCCCCCACGGTCAGTCCGAAGAAGTCCTGGGAGGGGTTCGCGGGCTCCCTCGCGCTGGCCTGTGGCGCGAGCACCGCTGTGGTCACCCTCGCGTTGGGTCTCGCCTGGTGGTTCGGCCTGGTGGTCGGGGCCCTCGCGACGATCGCCGCCGTGGTGGGCGACCTCGGGGAGTCCCTGATCAAGCGCGACCTCGGCCTGAAGGACATGGGTTCGGTGCTGCCGGGCCACGGCGGTGTGCTGGATCGGGTCGATGCCCTGCTGGTCGCCGCGCCGCTGCTGGTGAGCGCGTTCGCTTTCCTGGCGCCTGTGGCAGCACAATGA